Proteins from a single region of Rubeoparvulum massiliense:
- a CDS encoding AbrB/MazE/SpoVT family DNA-binding domain-containing protein, which translates to MLKSTGIVRKVDELGRVVIPIELRRTLGIAEKDALEIYVDGERIILKKYEPACIFCGNAENVRHFKGKIICDDCAKELVK; encoded by the coding sequence ATGTTAAAATCTACTGGTATTGTTCGTAAGGTTGATGAATTAGGAAGGGTAGTTATTCCAATTGAATTACGTCGTACACTAGGAATCGCTGAAAAGGATGCATTGGAAATTTATGTAGATGGCGAGCGTATTATCCTAAAAAAATATGAACCAGCTTGCATCTTCTGTGGCAACGCTGAAAATGTTCGTCATTTTAAAGGCAAAATTATTTGTGATGATTGCGCAAAAGAATTAGTAAAATAA